The DNA sequence ATCCACCCGTCGCCCGCTGGAAGGAGCTCCGTCGATGGCCAAACCGCCGTTGCCGCAACACCTGGTCGAGATGCTGGGCCGGCCGAACCTGTCGGTGATGGGCACGGTGAGCCCGAGCGGCGCGCCGGTGACCGTCGCCACCTGGTACCTGTGGGACGACGGCCGGGTGCTGCTCAACCTGGACGCCGGGCGCAAGCGGCTGGAGCATCTGCGGGCCGACCCACGGGTGTCGCTGACCGTCCTGGACGGCGACTCCTGGTACCGGCACGTCAGCCTGCACGGCAGCGTGACCATCGAGCCGGATCCCGAGCTGGCCGGGATCGACCGGCTGGCCCGGCACTACACCGGTGACCGCTACCCGGACCGGGAGCGCCCCCGGGTGTCCGCCTGGTTGACCGTGGAGTCCTACCACGCCTGGGGCTTCGACCGCTGACCTCCAGCTCCCAGCGGACCACCCACCGTCGCGCGGGTCACGGCCCGTTCAGGTCGGTCGCGGCCGGGCAAATAGAATGGCCCGGAATCATCCGCCGCCGGCCGGTACCCGACGTACCGGCCGTCACCGACCTTGGGAGCAATTCGTGCTGACGATGCAGGACGCGCTGGCCCGCCTCGCGGCGTACTGGGCCGAGCAGGGTTGCCTGACGGTCCAGCCGATGAACACCGAGGTCGGCGCCGGCACGCTGAACCCGGCCACGTTCCTGCGGGTGCTCGGCCCGGAGCCGTGGCGGGTCGCCTACGTCGAGCCGTCGGTGCGCCCGGACGACGCCCGGTACGGCGAGAACCCGAACCGGATCCAGACCCACACCCAGTTCCAGGTGATCCTCAAGCCCGAGCCGGGCGACGCGCAGGAGCTCTACCTCGGCAGCCTGGCCGCGCTGGGCATCGACGTGGCCGCGCACGACGTCCGGTTCGTCGAGGACAACTGGGCCTCGCCGGCGCTGGGCGCCTGGGGGCTGGGCTGGGAGGTCTGGCTGGACGGGTTGGAGATCACCCAGTTCACCTACTTCCAGCAGGCCGGTGGGATCAACCTCGAGGTGCCGTCGGTGGAGATCACCTACGGCATCGAGCGGATCATGATGGCGTTGCAGGGCGTCCGCCACTTCAAGGAGATCGCGTACGCGCCGGGCATCTCCTACGGCGAGATCTTCGGCCCGGGTGAGTACGAGATGTCCCGTTACTACCTGGACGACGCCGACGTCGCCACCAACCGGCAACTGCTCGACCTGTACGCCGCCGAGGCGCAGCGGATGATCGACGCCGGGTTGCCGGTGCCGGCGCACAGCTTCGTGCTCAAGTGCTCGCAGGCGTTCAACGTGCTGGACGCGCGGGGCGCGGTCTCCACCGCCGAACGGGCGACGGAGTTCGCCCGGATGCGCCGGCTGGCCGGCGAGGTGGCGCAACTGTGGGTGCGCCGCCGCGACGAGCTCGGCCACCCACTCGGCGTGGTGCCGCCGGCACCGGCCGGGCAGGCCGACGGGGCAGCCGCACAGCCCGGTGAGTCCGGCCCGGCCCGGCAGCTGGTCTTCGAGATCGGCACCGAGGAGATGCCGCCGTCGGAGGTCCGCTCGGCCCGCCAGCAGGTCGCCAAGCTGGTCGCCGACCGGCTGGCCGCCACCCGGCTGGCGCACGGTGACGTCCGGGTGCTGGCCACCCCGCGCCGGCTGGTCGCCGTCGTCGACGCGGTCGCCGCCCGCGAGCCCGACCACACCCGCACGGTACGCGGCCCGAAGGTCGCCGCCGGGTTCCGCCCGGACGGCACGCCCACCCCGGCTGCGGCGGGCTTCGCCCGTTCCCAGGGGATCGAGGTGGCCGACCTGGCCCGGGTGGAGATCGGCGGCGTACCGCATCTGGCCGTGCTGCGCGACGAGCCCGGCCGCACCGCGACGGAGGTCCTCACCGAGGTGCTCGCCGGGGTGGTCACCGGCCTGCGCTCGGCGAAGAACATGCGCTGGCGGGATCCGCAGCTGGCGTTCACCCGTCCGGTCCGCTGGCTGCTGGCGCTCTGGGGTGACGTGGTGGTGCCGGTCGAGGTGTCCACGCTGGCCGCCGGCCGGACCACCCGGGTGCACCGGACCGCCGCGACGTCGACCGTCGAGGTGGCCGACGCGGAGAGCTACCTGGCGACGGTCCGTGACGCCGGCATCGTGGTGGACCCGGACGAACGCCGGGCGATCGTCACCGCCGCCGCCGGTGAGCTGGCCGCCGGCGTCGGCGGTCAGGTCGACCTGGCCGCCGAGGCCGGTCTGCTCACCCAGGTGGTGGACCTGATCGAGCAGCCCACGCCGCTGCTCGGCGGGTTCGAGGAACGCTACCTGGAGCTACCCGAGGCGGTCCTGGCCACGGTGATGCGCAAGCATCAGCGGTACCTGCCGGTACGCGGTGCGGACAGTGCCCTGTTGCCGCACTTCGTGGCGGTCGCCAACGGCGCGATCGACACCGATCTGGTACGGGCCGGCAACGAGGCGGTGCTGCGGGCCCGGTACGAGGACGCGGCGTTCTTCTACCGCGCGGACCGGGCGACCCCGCTGGCCGAGCTGCGGTCCCGACTGAACCGGTTGACCTTCACCGACAAGCTGGGGTCGATGGCGGACCGGGCCGACCGGATCGCCGGGCTGGCCGGTGACCTGGCCGAGATGATCGCACTGTCCGATGCGGACCGGGCGACCTTGGACCGCGCGGCCGAGCTGGTCAAGTTCGACCTCGGCTCGCAGATGGTCACCGAGATGACCAGTCTCGCCGGGGTGATGGCCCGTGACTACGCCGAGCACGCCGGGGAGCCGGCGGCGGTCGCGCAGGCGGTGTTCGAGGCTGAGCTGCCGCGCAGCACCGGTGACCAGCTGCCGCAGTCGCTGCCGGGGGCGCTGCTGTCGCTGGCCGACCGGCTGGATCTGGTGACCGGGCTGGCTGCCACGGTCGGCATGCCGACCGGCAGCAGCGACCCGTTCGCGATCCGGCGGGCGGTGCTGGGGCTGTTGGCGGTGCACCGGAGTCAGCCAGGGCTGGCCGGGATCTCGCTGGCCGCTGGGCTCGCGGCTGCCGCCCGGCGGCAGCCGGTGCCGGTCGACGATGCGGTGCTGGCCGAGATCGTCGAGTTCCTGACCCGCCGGGTGGAGCAACTGCTGACCGAGGAGGGTCAGCCGGTGGACCGGGTCCGCGCGGTGCTGGCGCACGCCGACCGGCCGCAGCTGGTCGACCGGCTGCTGACCCAGCTGGACCGGCTGCTGGCCGACGAGCAGTTCCGGGCACTCGCCGAGGCGCTGCAGCGGGCCCGGCGGATCGTCCCGGCCGATGTGCCCGCCGAGTACGACCCGGCGCTGCTCACCGAGCCGGCCGAGGTACGGCTACACGAGGTGGTCAAGCAGGTGCGGGCCGACCTGGACCACAGCGCTGACCTCGACCGGTTCACCGGGATCGCCGGGCAGCTGACCGCGCCGGTGAACGCCTTCTTCGACGACGTCTTCGTGATGGCCGAGGATCCGCAGCTGCGTCAGGCCCGACTGGGTCTGCTCGCCACGGTCGCGGCGCTCGCCGCCGACGTGCTGGACTGGCCACAGCTGAGGATGTGACCCTGAAGGAGGGGTCCGCCACGCGCGGTGGCAGTGCGGTTCGGCCACGCGGCGGGGTCCGCCGGCCGTGCTACCGTCTGTCAGTCCACACTCGGTGTCGACGAGGAAGGCGGGGGCTGGCCATTACGTCTCCGGGAGCCTGCGACACGCACCCGTCCGCCGGTGCCGCCGCGGCCGCGCCGCACGGCTGGGTGGACGGGCCTGCCGGGCCGGTCCGCAACGTACCGAATCTGATCACCACGGTCCGGACCGTGGTCGCCGTCGGCCTGGCCGTGCTGGCCGTCGTCGGCGACAGCGCGGTGCTCACCGGCGTCGCGATCGCCTGCTACTGGATTGGTGACATGGCGGACGGTCTGGCCGCCCGGCTGCTGCGGCAGGAGACCCGGTTCGGCGCCGTCTATGACATCGTCTGCGACCGGATCTGTTGCCTGGCGGTCGCCGCCGCGCTGATCCCGCTGCTGCCGTCGATGGGCGTGCCGCTGGGCATCTTCGTCGTGCAGTTCGTCGTGGTGGACCTGGTGTTGAGCCTGAGTTTCCTGCGGTGGCCGCTGCTGAGCCCGAACTACTTCCATCTTGTGCACACCCAGGTGTACCGGTTCAACTGGTCGCCGGTGGCGAAGGCGTTGAACACCGGCGGCCTGGTGCTGCTGGTGGTGCTGGCACCGTCGCCGGTGCTTCCGGTGGCTTTCACCTTGGCGATCGCCGCGGTGAAGCTCGCTTCGCTCGTCGTGGTGGCCCGGATCCCGCTCGCTGTCGACCTTCCGGGTCTGCGCGCCGCCTCCTCGTGATCGCGGTTCTGCTGGCCACCGTCGCGGTGGGTGCGTTGTCGGCGGTGTCGCCGGTGACTCCGATCGAGCCGTACCTGATCGCGTTGACCGCCACCACGTCCCATCAGCCGGTCGCGCTGGGCGTCGCTGCGGCGCTCGGTCAGACCGCCGCCAAGCTCGCCATGTTCCTGGCGTCGCGGGGGGTGATCCGGTCGCCGTGGCTACGCCGGTGGCTGGACAAGCGGACCGCTCCGAAGGCGGCGGCCACGGCCAGCGCGGTAGCGGCCGACGGCACGACGGCGGCGGACCCGACGGCGGCGGACGGCAGGTCGCGGGCCGGATGGTTCCGCCGGATCGGTCCGGCGATCGGCGACCGGCTGCCGCAGGGGCTGCGCAGCAGGTTGTCCGGCTGGGCGGGCTGGGTGGCCCGGGAGCACCGCCGACTGTACGAGCCGGCGTTCGTCGTACCGACCCTGTTCGCGAGCAGCGTGATCGGCGTGCCTCCGCTGCTGGTCACGACGGTGGTGGCCGGTGGAACCCGGATGCCGGCCAGCGTGTTCACAGTGGTCTGCTTCGTCGGCAGATCGATCCGATTCGTCGCACTTGCGATGGTTCCCAGCTGGTTCACCGGCTGAGCGTTTATCAAACCGTTACACGCATAGCCCTTGCCGGAAACAGAGCCGGCAGTCCCTAATTTGTCCAACGGCTTAACAAAACCTCGGTGACCGCGTCGTGGCAGCGCGTTCACCGGGCCAGACGGGACGGCCATCGGCGGGTCGGCCCACCCGACAGTGTGTTCACCAGGACTAGGAGACCACGTGTCCCGAACCCGCCGACGCCACCTTCAACGTGGCCCGCTAACCGCTGCAATACTTTCGCTCTCCATGTTGTCTACTGCCCTGCTCGGTGCCCCCGCCGCGCAGGCCGCACCGGGCACCCCGGGCAACCCGGTCGATCCGGCCCCCGCCGTGCAGGCCGGCCCGGGCGACTTCGAGGCGGCCGCCGACGAGCCGTACTCGGTGCTCGTCTTCTCCAAGACCGCTGGCTTCCGGCACGGCTCCATCCCGGCTGGCATCGCCGCGATCGAGCAGCTCGGTGCCGACAACGGCTTCACCGTCGACACCACCGAGGACGGCGCTGACTTCACCGACGCCAACCTGGCCAACTACCGGGCGGTCATCTGGCTGTCCACCACCGGCGACGTCCTCGACACCGACCAGCAGGCCGCCTTCGAGCGCTACGTCCAGGCCGGTGGCGGGTACGTCGGAATCCACGCCGCCTCCGACACCGAGTACAGCTGGCCCTGGTACGGCGAACTGGTCGGTGCCTACTTCTCCGGCCACCCCGCCAACCAGAACGCCACGGTCAAGGTCGAGGACCCGGCCCACCCGTCCACCGACGGGCTGCCCGCCGAGTGGGTCCGCTACGACGAGTGGTACAACTTCCAGACCAACCCGCGCGGCGACGTGCACGTGCTGGCCAGCCTGGACGAAACCACCTACACCGCCGGGGCCGGCGCGATGGGTGCCGACCACCCGATCGCCTGGTGCAGCGACTACGACGGCGGCCGGGCCTGGTACACCGGCGGCGGCCACACCGACGAGTCGTTCGCCGAGCCGGAGTTCCTCGACCACCTGCTCGGCGGCATCCAGTCCGCCGCCGGGGCCGTCGACTCCGACTGCGGTGCCTCGCTCACCGAGAGCTTCGAGAAGATCACGCTGGACAGCAACACCAGCAACCCGATGGAGCTGGACATCGCCCCGGACGGGCGGGTCTTCTACATCGAGCGGGACGGCCGGGTGCAGATCGTCAAGCCGGACACCGGCAACACGGTCACCGCGATCGACCTCGACGTGTTCACCGGCAACGAGGACGGCCTGATCGGTATCCGGCTCGACCCGGACTTCGCCGACAACGGCTGGGTGTACCTCTACTACGCCCCTAACGACGGCGTGGCCCGCAACCTGCTGTCCCGGTTCACCGTCACCGGCGACAGCATCGACCCGGCCAGCGAGAAGGCCGTGCTGCAGGTCGACACGCAGCGCAACACCTGCTGCCACGCTGGCGGCACCATGACCTTCGACAGCCAGGGCAACCTTTACCTGGCCACCGGGGACAACACCAACCCGTTCGAGTCGAGCGCCTACAGCCCGCTCGACGAGCGGGCCGGGCGGCAGGACTACGACGCGCAGCGTACCTCCGGCAACACCAACGACCTGCGCGGCAAGGTGATCCGGATCCACCCGGAGGACGACGGGACGTACACCATCCCGGACGGCAACCTCTTCGCACCGGGCACCGCGCAGACCCGCCCGGAGATCTACGCGATGGGCTTCCGCAACCCGTTCCGGATCGGCATGGACCTGGCCACCGACACGCTCTACGTGGCGGACTACGGCCCGGACGCCAACTCGGACAACCCCGACCGTGGTCCCCGGGGCCTGGTCGAATGGAACATCGTCGACACTCCCGGCAACTACGGCTGGCCGTACTGCACCGGGACGAACGAGGCGTACAACGACTACCAGTTCCCGTCCGGCCCCAGCGGTGCGAAGTTCGACTGCTCGGCGCCGGTGAACGACTCCCCCAACAACACCGGCCTGACCGAGTTGCCGCCGGCGATCCCCGCCACCGTGGACTACGGCTACAGCGGTGACCCGCGCTACCCCGAAATCGGTGGCGGCGGCGCTCCGATGGGCGGGCCGGTCTACCGCTACGACGCCGAGCTGGCCTCGGACCGCAAGTGGCCGGCGTACTACGACGGCAAGGCGCTGCTGGGCGAGTGGAACCAGTCGAAGATGTACACCATGCAGGTGTCCAGCGACGCCACCGAACTGGTGGACATCAACCAGTTGCTGACCGGGATGAGCTTCGTCCGCCCGATGGACTTCGAGTTCGGCCCCGACGGCGCCCTGTACCTGATCGAATGGGGCAGCGGCTTCGGCGGCAACAACGACGACTCGGGGGTCTACCGGATCGACTACATCGCCGGTAGCCGGGCACCGATCGCGGAGGCCAGCGCCACCCCGACCTCCGGCCAGGCACCGCTGACCGTGCAGTTCTCCAGCGCGGGCTCGCGCGACCCGGACGGCGGCACGCTGACCTACGCCTGGGCGTTCGGTGACGGCGGGACCTCCACCGAGGCCAACCCGACCCACACCTACACCGAGGCCGGCAACTACACCGCGCAGTTGACCGTGACCAACCCCAACGAGCGCACGGCGGTTGCCAACGTACCGGTGACAGTCGGTAACACCGCACCGACGGTGACCATCGACTTCCCGCCGGCCGGCGGCTTCTTCGACTGGGGCGACCAGGTCGAGTACACGATCACCGTGACCGACCCGGAGGACGGCGAGATCGACTGTGACCGGGTGGAGCTGCAGGTGCTGCTCGGCCACGACGAGCACGCCCACCCGTTGGAGCAGCACACCGGCTGCTCCGGCACGGTGCAGACCCAGCTCGCCGCCGGCCACGGCGCCGAGGCGAACGTCTTCGGCGTGTTCGAGGCCACCTACACCGACGACGGCGGTGTCGGCGGTGCCGCGCCGCTGACCGGCCGGGCGATCGAGCTGCTGCAGCCCAAGCGCAAGCAGGCC is a window from the Solwaraspora sp. WMMD792 genome containing:
- a CDS encoding PPOX class F420-dependent oxidoreductase; translation: MAKPPLPQHLVEMLGRPNLSVMGTVSPSGAPVTVATWYLWDDGRVLLNLDAGRKRLEHLRADPRVSLTVLDGDSWYRHVSLHGSVTIEPDPELAGIDRLARHYTGDRYPDRERPRVSAWLTVESYHAWGFDR
- a CDS encoding glycine--tRNA ligase, which produces MQDALARLAAYWAEQGCLTVQPMNTEVGAGTLNPATFLRVLGPEPWRVAYVEPSVRPDDARYGENPNRIQTHTQFQVILKPEPGDAQELYLGSLAALGIDVAAHDVRFVEDNWASPALGAWGLGWEVWLDGLEITQFTYFQQAGGINLEVPSVEITYGIERIMMALQGVRHFKEIAYAPGISYGEIFGPGEYEMSRYYLDDADVATNRQLLDLYAAEAQRMIDAGLPVPAHSFVLKCSQAFNVLDARGAVSTAERATEFARMRRLAGEVAQLWVRRRDELGHPLGVVPPAPAGQADGAAAQPGESGPARQLVFEIGTEEMPPSEVRSARQQVAKLVADRLAATRLAHGDVRVLATPRRLVAVVDAVAAREPDHTRTVRGPKVAAGFRPDGTPTPAAAGFARSQGIEVADLARVEIGGVPHLAVLRDEPGRTATEVLTEVLAGVVTGLRSAKNMRWRDPQLAFTRPVRWLLALWGDVVVPVEVSTLAAGRTTRVHRTAATSTVEVADAESYLATVRDAGIVVDPDERRAIVTAAAGELAAGVGGQVDLAAEAGLLTQVVDLIEQPTPLLGGFEERYLELPEAVLATVMRKHQRYLPVRGADSALLPHFVAVANGAIDTDLVRAGNEAVLRARYEDAAFFYRADRATPLAELRSRLNRLTFTDKLGSMADRADRIAGLAGDLAEMIALSDADRATLDRAAELVKFDLGSQMVTEMTSLAGVMARDYAEHAGEPAAVAQAVFEAELPRSTGDQLPQSLPGALLSLADRLDLVTGLAATVGMPTGSSDPFAIRRAVLGLLAVHRSQPGLAGISLAAGLAAAARRQPVPVDDAVLAEIVEFLTRRVEQLLTEEGQPVDRVRAVLAHADRPQLVDRLLTQLDRLLADEQFRALAEALQRARRIVPADVPAEYDPALLTEPAEVRLHEVVKQVRADLDHSADLDRFTGIAGQLTAPVNAFFDDVFVMAEDPQLRQARLGLLATVAALAADVLDWPQLRM
- a CDS encoding CDP-alcohol phosphatidyltransferase family protein, with amino-acid sequence MDGPAGPVRNVPNLITTVRTVVAVGLAVLAVVGDSAVLTGVAIACYWIGDMADGLAARLLRQETRFGAVYDIVCDRICCLAVAAALIPLLPSMGVPLGIFVVQFVVVDLVLSLSFLRWPLLSPNYFHLVHTQVYRFNWSPVAKALNTGGLVLLVVLAPSPVLPVAFTLAIAAVKLASLVVVARIPLAVDLPGLRAASS